Proteins from one Juglans microcarpa x Juglans regia isolate MS1-56 chromosome 1S, Jm3101_v1.0, whole genome shotgun sequence genomic window:
- the LOC121246718 gene encoding 60S ribosome subunit biogenesis protein NIP7 homolog, which translates to MRPLDEKETTSVFEKLFKFTGSNLKNIVENPSHEGPDSDPGRYCFRLHKNKVYYVSDSLVKRATNVARPQLVSLGTCIGKFTHGGSFHLTVQSLSILAPNAKHKVWLKPTSEMSFLYGNHVLKGGLGRITENIAPGDGVVVFSMSDVPLGFGIAAKSTQDCRKLDPNGIVVLHQADIGEYLRMEDEL; encoded by the coding sequence ATGAGACCTCTGGACGAGAAGGAGACGACCTCAGTCTTCGAGAAGCTCTTCAAGTTCACCGGCAGCAACCTCAAGAACATCGTCGAGAACCCCTCTCACGAGGGCCCCGACTCCGACCCCGGCCGCTACTGCTTCCGCCTCCACAAGAACAAGGTCTACTACGTCAGCGATTCTCTCGTCAAGCGCGCCACCAACGTCGCTCGCCCCCAACTCGTTTCCCTCGGCACCTGCATCGGAAAGTTCACCCACGGCGGAAGCTTCCACCTTACTGTCCAGTCTTTGAGTATCCTCGCGCCCAATGCCAAGCATAAGGTCTGGCTCAAACCCACCTCCGAGATGTCGTTTCTGTACGGAAACCACGTTTTGAAAGGTGGGTTGGGGAGGATTACCGAAAATATCGCTCCCGGTGACGGGGTCGTGGTGTTCTCCATGTCGGATGTGCCCCTGGGTTTTGGAATTGCGGCCAAGAGTACCCAGGATTGTAGGAAGTTGGACCCCAATGGGATTGTGGTGCTGCACCAGGCGGATATTGGGGAATATTTGAGGATGGAGGATGAGCTTTGA
- the LOC121246717 gene encoding protein SRC2-like, with amino-acid sequence MEYRTLEINVTSAKDLKDLNLFSKMDVYVVVSLSGDKQKAKTKVDREGGTSPSWNFPVKFTIDESAARQNRLNLEFKLRCDRSLGGDKDVGVVYVPVAELLNSTGDGKSMQFVSYQVTKPSGKPQGMLNFSYKFIEKVAAGGEPLVPEAKAHEPVTAYPAPVVGTSALPYDGLYPPAAAPHPPPPPYGIGYPPPPPGYGYPPPPPGYGYPPPPPGYGYPPPPPPPGYGYQPGVQQPQKKNKFGMGLGAGLLGGALGGLLIGDMVSDAGCDAGFGDFGAF; translated from the coding sequence ATGGAGTACAGAACCTTAGAAATCAACGTTACCTCTGCCAAAGACCTCAAAGATCTCAACCTCTTCTCGAAGATGGACGTATACGTCGTCGTCTCACTCTCCGGCGACAAGCAAAAGGCCAAAACCAAAGTCGACCGAGAAGGTGGCACCAGCCCCTCCTGGAACTTCCCGGTGAAATTCACCATCGACGAGTCCGCAGCCCGACAAAACCGACTGAACCTCGAGTTCAAACTCCGCTGCGACCGCAGCCTCGGCGGAGACAAAGATGTCGGCGTAGTGTACGTTCCCGTCGCAGAGCTTCTCAACTCCACCGGCGACGGTAAATCCATGCAGTTTGTGAGTTACCAGGTGACCAAACCCTCCGGAAAGCCCCAAGGCATGCTCAACTTTTCGTACAAGTTTATCGAGAAAGTGGCCGCAGGCGGTGAGCCCCTGGTGCCAGAGGCTAAGGCTCACGAGCCTGTTACTGCATATCCCGCTCCTGTGGTGGGGACTAGTGCGCTACCATACGATGGGCTCTATCCTCCGGCTGCcgctcctcatcctcctcctccaccatatGGTATTGGTTACCCGCCGCCTCCACCGGGTTACGGGTACCCGCCGCCTCCGCCGGGTTACGGGTACCCGCCGCCTCCGCCGGGTTACGGGTACCCgccgcctccgcctccgccgGGTTACGGGTACCAACCGGGCGTGCAGCAACCGCAGAAGAAGAACAAGTTTGGGATGGGATTGGGAGCTGGATTGCTAGGAGGAGCGCTTGGGGGGCTGTTGATCGGAGATATGGTGTCCGATGCAGGGTGTGACGCAGGATTTGGTGACTTTGgtgcattttga